The Tursiops truncatus isolate mTurTru1 chromosome 6, mTurTru1.mat.Y, whole genome shotgun sequence genome includes a window with the following:
- the LOC117312636 gene encoding small ribosomal subunit protein eS6-like: MKLNISFPATGCQKLIEVDDERELRTFYEKCMATEVAADALGEEWKGYVVRISGGNDKQCFPMKQGVLTHGRVCLLLSKGHFCYRPRRTGERKRKSVRGCIVDANLSVLNLVIVKKGEKDIPGLTDTTVPRRLGPKRASRIRKLFNLSKEDDVRQYVVRKPLNKEGKKPRTKAPKIQRLVTPRVLQHKRRRIALKKQRTKKNKEEAAEYAKLLAKRMKEAKEKRQEQIAKRRRLSSLRASTSKSESSQK; this comes from the coding sequence ATGAAGCTGAACATCTCTTTCCCGGCCACTGGCTGCCAGAAACTCATTGAAGTGGACGATGAACGAGAACTTCGAACCTTTTATGAGAAGTGTATGGCCACAGAAGTTGCTGCTGACGCTCTGGGTGAAGAATGGAAGGGTTATGTGGTCCGAATCAGTGGTGGGAACGACAAACAGTGTTTCCCCATGAAGCAGGGTGTCTTGACCCATGGCCGAGTCTGCCTGCTACTGAGTAAGGGGCATTTCTGTTACAGACCAAGGAGGACTGGAGAAAGAAAGCGCAAATCTGTACGGGGCTGCATTGTGGATGCCAATCTGAGCGTTCTCAATTTGGTCATTGtaaaaaaaggggagaaggatATTCCTGGACTCACTGATACTACTGTGCCTCGTCGCCTGGGGCCCAAAAGAGCTAGCAGAATCCGCAAACTTTTCAATCTCTCTAAAGAAGATGATGTCCGCCAGTATGTTGTGAGAAAGCCCCTAAACAAAGAAGGTAAGAAACCTAGGACCAAAGCACCCAAGATTCAGCGTCTTGTTACTCCACGTGTTCTGCAACACAAACGTCGGCGAATTGCTCTGAAGAAACAGCGtactaagaaaaataaggaagaggcTGCAGAATATGCTAAACTTTTGGCCAAGAGAATGAAGGAGGCCAAAGAAAAACGCCAGGAACAGATTGCCAAGAGACGGAGGCTGTCCTCTCTGAGAGCTTCTACTTCTAAGTCTGAGTCCAGTCAAAAATGA